A window from Hemibagrus wyckioides isolate EC202008001 linkage group LG19, SWU_Hwy_1.0, whole genome shotgun sequence encodes these proteins:
- the ube2h gene encoding ubiquitin-conjugating enzyme E2 H: MSSPSPGKRRMDTDVVKLIESKHEVTILSGLNEFVVKFYGPQGTPYEGGVWKVRVDLPDKYPFKSPSIGFMNKIFHPNIDEASGTVCLDVINQTWTALYDLTNIFESFLPQLLAYPNPIDPLNGDAAAMYLHRPEEYKQKIKEYIQKYATEEALKEQEEGAGDSSSESSMSDFSEDEAQDMEL, from the exons ATGTCGTCTCCCAGTCCGGGTAAAAGGAGAATGGACACCGACGTGGTCAAACT CATTGAGAGTAAACATGAAGTCACCATTCTGAGTGGACTTAATGAATTTGTAGTGAAGTTTTATGGACCACAAGGAA CACCGTATGAGGGAGGTGTATGGAAGGTGCGGGTAGATCTTCCAGACAAATACCCCTTCAAATCACCATCTATAG GATTCATGAACAAGATCTTTCATCCAAACATTGACGAAGC GTCTGGGACTGTGTGCTTAGATGTGATCAATCAAACATGGACTGCTCTCTATG ACCTCACCAATATATTTGAGTCATTTCTGCCACAGCTCCTTGCATACCCCAACCCCATCGACCCCCTGAACGGAGACGCTGCAGCCATGTACTTACACCGGCCAGAGGAGTACAAGCAGAAAATCAAAG AATACATTCAGAAATATGCAACAGAGGAGGCTCtgaaggagcaggaggagggaGCGGGCGACTCTTCATCAGAAAGCTCCATGTCGGATTTCTCAGAAGACGAGGCACAGGACATGGAGTTGTAG